From a single Sulfolobus sp. E5-1-F genomic region:
- a CDS encoding pyruvate ferredoxin oxidoreductase, with amino-acid sequence MTEVKKLVEKEVLMNGTQAVAYAAMYADVDVVAAYPIRPYTEVMDTISKLIADGELDAEFIVAEGEHGQFETVKHASLVGARTLVGSSGVGWLYGMEAIVVTATDRAPVVAIIGNRALDDPGAYGVEHNDALMVRDVGWLLVWVDTAQEAFDTTLIAYRVAEDQRVLLPLGISMDGGFLTHSEQIVRLPPKELVKNFLPPYNRGKYLVHPDNPITVAPQVNEDWVMEIRRQHEEAMERARNVIVEAYEEFKKVFGRYPGSTNEIKMPENPFVEPYMIDDAEVVLIGMGTVSKPMKVAIKNMRRQGYKVGMLRIRWFRPFPTQDVIKYLANSRVVCVVDRDYSMGSPNRGGVIYHEIRSSLYDVDQRPKVISFIGGLGGREITIQDVEKIIKIGYEHRDTPVTKPVYWVGVRGDPW; translated from the coding sequence ATGACAGAGGTCAAGAAATTAGTAGAAAAAGAGGTATTAATGAATGGAACACAAGCTGTTGCTTATGCTGCAATGTATGCGGATGTAGATGTAGTTGCAGCTTATCCAATTAGACCATATACTGAAGTTATGGATACGATCTCCAAATTAATAGCAGATGGTGAATTGGATGCAGAGTTCATAGTTGCTGAAGGAGAACACGGACAGTTTGAAACTGTGAAGCATGCCTCGTTAGTTGGAGCTAGGACTTTAGTGGGAAGTAGTGGAGTTGGATGGCTTTACGGAATGGAGGCAATAGTAGTTACGGCTACAGATCGTGCTCCAGTAGTGGCAATAATAGGGAATAGGGCTCTAGATGATCCTGGAGCTTATGGAGTTGAACACAATGATGCATTAATGGTAAGGGATGTGGGTTGGTTATTGGTATGGGTGGACACTGCTCAAGAGGCTTTCGATACTACGTTAATAGCTTATAGGGTAGCAGAGGATCAAAGAGTATTACTACCCTTAGGTATATCTATGGACGGTGGATTTCTAACACACTCAGAACAGATAGTGAGATTGCCTCCAAAGGAGCTAGTTAAGAACTTCTTACCACCATATAATAGAGGTAAATATTTGGTTCATCCTGACAATCCAATTACTGTAGCTCCTCAAGTCAACGAGGATTGGGTTATGGAAATCAGAAGGCAACATGAAGAGGCTATGGAAAGGGCTAGGAATGTAATAGTAGAAGCCTATGAGGAATTTAAAAAGGTGTTCGGGAGATATCCTGGTTCCACTAATGAAATAAAAATGCCGGAGAACCCATTTGTAGAACCGTATATGATTGATGATGCTGAGGTGGTGTTAATTGGAATGGGAACAGTTTCTAAACCAATGAAGGTCGCGATAAAGAATATGAGACGACAAGGCTATAAGGTGGGAATGTTAAGGATTAGATGGTTCAGGCCATTCCCAACACAAGATGTCATTAAGTATTTAGCAAATTCTAGAGTAGTGTGTGTTGTTGATAGGGATTACTCAATGGGATCGCCAAACAGAGGAGGAGTCATTTATCATGAAATTAGATCTTCACTATATGATGTAGATCAGAGACCTAAGGTCATAAGTTTTATAGGAGGATTGGGTGGGAGGGAAATAACTATTCAAGATGTGGAGAAGATAATTAAGATAGGTTATGAACATAGGGATACTCCCGTAACAAAACCAGTTTATTGGGTCGGGGTCAGAGGAGACCCCTGGTAA
- a CDS encoding 4Fe-4S dicluster-binding protein, with protein MGVKDEVKYVEIVYRGIFQKRLAKYIAEGIVYTAREMGRPALSFGRYGDSPERNGVPAKYYVGIGDNVNEEDLIGYSTRVEPDLVDAIIVLDDTLLKGVESWAWQGVQPINLKLKSNGTMLVTSTKRINELLKMIPKKDFNWTLGVVNTQPSFSGLWAFKDDLTMEKVWGGLAKLRPDIIDLDHLIKYVSKKQDADKRISTVKEAYSSVDYRTVMKGEGIDFVYNPPRLLTWQEMLEGTVIPAVPRGKRNELFKRGTTKFERPTVDFDICIKCKLCWIYCPDECFDETPDGYYDIAYDYCVGCGICADVCPVKDCIVMVDESMFTDYRRPYEMWKENKIKYKEWLKSVRQARKERVYVPGLGR; from the coding sequence ATGGGAGTAAAGGATGAAGTGAAGTATGTAGAGATAGTATATAGAGGTATATTCCAGAAAAGATTAGCTAAGTATATTGCAGAGGGGATCGTGTACACTGCCAGGGAAATGGGTAGGCCAGCGTTATCTTTTGGAAGATATGGAGATTCCCCAGAAAGGAACGGAGTGCCGGCAAAATACTATGTTGGAATAGGTGATAACGTAAATGAGGAAGATCTAATAGGATACTCCACAAGAGTGGAACCAGATCTAGTAGATGCCATTATAGTACTTGACGATACCCTATTAAAGGGTGTCGAATCATGGGCATGGCAAGGAGTACAACCAATTAACCTTAAACTGAAAAGCAACGGAACAATGTTAGTAACTTCTACTAAGAGAATTAATGAGTTGTTAAAAATGATACCTAAAAAAGACTTCAATTGGACTCTAGGAGTAGTAAACACTCAACCATCATTTTCTGGATTATGGGCATTTAAGGACGACTTAACGATGGAGAAAGTCTGGGGAGGATTGGCAAAGTTAAGACCAGATATCATTGATTTAGATCATCTAATTAAATATGTAAGTAAAAAACAAGATGCTGACAAGAGAATATCTACGGTGAAAGAAGCGTATTCATCAGTAGATTATAGAACTGTGATGAAAGGTGAGGGAATTGATTTCGTGTATAATCCACCTAGATTATTAACATGGCAAGAGATGTTGGAAGGTACAGTAATACCAGCAGTTCCTAGAGGAAAGAGAAACGAACTCTTCAAGAGAGGAACCACTAAATTTGAAAGACCTACAGTAGATTTCGATATTTGTATCAAATGTAAGTTATGCTGGATATACTGCCCTGACGAATGTTTTGATGAAACGCCAGATGGATATTACGATATAGCGTATGATTACTGTGTTGGCTGTGGCATATGTGCAGATGTATGCCCCGTTAAGGATTGTATAGTAATGGTAGATGAATCGATGTTCACAGATTACAGAAGACCATATGAAATGTGGAAGGAGAACAAGATAAAGTACAAGGAATGGTTAAAGAGTGTAAGGCAAGCTAGAAAAGAAAGGGTTTACGTACCGGGGTTAGGGAGATGA
- a CDS encoding L-lactate permease, with translation MYIQPLNPTGNVGLTILASLTPIIVLLVLLAGLRITAWLATLIGSIITILVATFVWGAPIVQVSYAWLIGALVGTWAISWIVFWGLTIYNTLVLTGKFDAFRDWIVRNSTNDARVQAIVLAWSLGALFEGLVGFGYPWAFIAPLLIYLGFDDLKALQVSALANNAPVSYGALGTPIVILASVTGLPLLFVSSSVAKIVAILALLPPWILLYLVDKWRGIKEAWPIAILGSLSYILGQYPIASFVGPYLPDITGSLVSFVILLLFLRVWRPKRVLSLRSLQPNGGNSKKYSTKDVIEALSAFIILIIVVTLWTGPWSPLTKFSLVTLSQPAYSSLLHKNVAVRFAFNPFVAGTSIMVSWIIISLVLRASPKIMGESIKRSFHQYWGGILTGVFVVGLAYVFNFSGMAYSLAWKASDLGIAFIIVSPLFGWIGCALSGSNTSTNALFGAFQVATARLVGLPVGLPPALNSVGAELGKPVAPQTASAGVSTTKYVRKEGIVIRKNLPWAIGILIYLILIGALYAFLAPSLFVP, from the coding sequence ATGTATATACAACCCTTAAACCCAACTGGTAACGTAGGTCTAACTATTCTAGCATCCTTAACGCCAATAATAGTACTACTGGTGTTGTTGGCTGGGCTAAGAATAACTGCGTGGTTAGCTACGCTAATAGGTTCAATAATAACTATTTTGGTTGCAACGTTTGTATGGGGGGCTCCTATAGTACAAGTAAGTTATGCATGGCTCATAGGAGCATTAGTAGGAACTTGGGCAATATCTTGGATAGTGTTTTGGGGGCTAACAATTTATAATACGTTAGTGTTAACTGGAAAATTCGATGCGTTTAGGGATTGGATAGTGAGAAACTCTACTAATGACGCTAGAGTTCAAGCTATCGTATTAGCATGGTCATTAGGAGCATTATTTGAGGGATTAGTAGGATTTGGATATCCTTGGGCATTTATTGCTCCATTATTAATATATTTAGGTTTTGATGATCTAAAAGCTCTTCAGGTTTCAGCATTAGCTAATAATGCACCAGTATCCTATGGTGCATTAGGAACACCAATTGTCATATTGGCATCAGTTACCGGTTTACCACTACTTTTTGTATCATCTTCAGTGGCAAAGATAGTAGCAATTTTAGCTCTATTACCACCTTGGATATTATTATACTTAGTTGATAAATGGAGAGGGATAAAGGAAGCATGGCCAATAGCCATACTCGGCTCATTGTCCTATATCTTAGGTCAATATCCAATAGCCAGTTTTGTTGGTCCTTATTTGCCTGACATTACGGGGTCATTAGTATCTTTTGTAATATTGCTTTTATTCTTAAGAGTGTGGAGACCTAAAAGAGTGCTAAGCTTAAGAAGTCTTCAGCCTAATGGTGGGAATAGTAAGAAATACTCGACAAAAGACGTTATCGAAGCGTTATCAGCTTTCATAATATTAATAATAGTTGTAACTCTATGGACGGGTCCATGGTCACCATTGACTAAATTTTCACTAGTCACCTTATCTCAGCCAGCTTACTCTTCACTTCTTCATAAGAACGTGGCAGTAAGATTTGCCTTTAATCCTTTCGTAGCAGGTACATCAATTATGGTATCATGGATAATCATTTCCCTAGTTTTAAGGGCCTCGCCAAAAATTATGGGAGAATCAATAAAGAGGTCTTTTCATCAATACTGGGGAGGGATACTAACTGGTGTTTTCGTAGTTGGACTCGCATATGTTTTTAATTTCAGCGGAATGGCTTACTCATTAGCCTGGAAAGCTAGTGATCTAGGAATAGCATTTATAATAGTATCACCCTTATTTGGATGGATTGGATGTGCACTGTCTGGAAGCAATACTTCGACTAACGCCCTTTTTGGAGCTTTCCAAGTAGCTACTGCACGTTTAGTGGGATTGCCAGTGGGATTACCGCCTGCTTTAAACTCTGTTGGTGCTGAGTTAGGTAAACCAGTCGCTCCGCAGACTGCAAGTGCAGGGGTATCAACAACAAAATATGTGCGAAAAGAGGGAATAGTAATTAGGAAAAACTTACCTTGGGCTATAGGTATATTGATATATCTAATACTTATAGGAGCGCTCTATGCTTTCTTGGCTCCATCTCTATTTGTACCTTAG
- a CDS encoding amidase — translation MGIKLPTLEELREISKQFSLDLDDEELKSFLSLAKLQLESYERLDSLLDYVPNVKYQRTFGRPPTKEENPYGALVWITSIKGKEEGKLKGKRICIKDNIMVAGLPMLNGSRLLEGFVPNMDATVVSRILEEGGEIVAKTTCEDLCFSGGSHTSYPWPVLNPRNPEYMAGGSSSGSAVAVASGYCDMAIGGDQGGSIRIPSSWVGIYGLKPTYGLVPYTGAFSIEPTLDHLGPMANTVKDVALLLEVIAGRDGLDPRQPDTLPQPPVKSYSNLIDGSVKGMRVGVVKEGFSWPNSEKDVDELVLDSTKKLEDYGIKVEEISVPFHRLGLDIWTPIAIEGATATMILGSGVGWGRKGFFETQIAEFFGNSLKSRSRDLPNTVKGVLMLGYFLIKRYNNRYYAKARNLSIMLRDAYDEALRKYDALIMPTTPMKAMRYRSEPSFDEYFMMALGMINNTAPFDVTGHPAMNVPVGYSNGLPVGLMIIGRYFEEDTILKIANVFERMGKNRI, via the coding sequence ATGGGAATTAAGTTACCTACCTTAGAGGAATTAAGAGAAATATCTAAGCAATTTAGTTTGGATTTAGATGATGAGGAATTAAAATCCTTTTTGTCATTAGCAAAGCTTCAGTTAGAATCCTATGAAAGGTTAGACTCATTGCTTGATTATGTTCCAAACGTTAAGTATCAGAGAACATTTGGTCGACCACCTACGAAAGAAGAAAACCCATACGGTGCTTTAGTATGGATTACTTCAATAAAAGGAAAGGAAGAGGGTAAGTTAAAGGGAAAGAGGATCTGCATTAAGGATAATATAATGGTAGCTGGTTTACCAATGCTTAATGGATCTAGATTGTTGGAAGGTTTCGTTCCAAATATGGACGCTACCGTAGTTTCAAGGATTTTGGAGGAGGGTGGAGAAATCGTAGCAAAGACCACATGTGAGGATTTATGTTTCTCAGGAGGTAGTCATACTTCATATCCTTGGCCTGTACTAAATCCGAGAAACCCAGAATATATGGCAGGAGGATCGTCAAGTGGTAGTGCTGTAGCAGTAGCCTCCGGATATTGTGACATGGCTATTGGAGGAGATCAAGGTGGTTCAATTAGAATTCCCAGTTCGTGGGTTGGGATATATGGACTCAAACCAACTTATGGGCTAGTTCCATATACTGGTGCTTTCTCTATTGAGCCCACATTAGATCACTTAGGACCTATGGCTAATACAGTAAAGGATGTAGCTTTACTTTTAGAGGTAATAGCTGGAAGAGACGGGTTAGATCCTAGACAGCCAGACACTTTACCTCAACCTCCGGTTAAATCTTATTCGAACCTTATTGATGGCAGTGTAAAGGGTATGAGGGTAGGCGTAGTTAAGGAAGGGTTTAGTTGGCCAAATTCAGAAAAGGATGTTGATGAGTTAGTATTGGATTCTACAAAGAAGTTGGAAGATTACGGGATTAAGGTAGAAGAGATCTCGGTACCTTTCCATAGATTAGGATTGGATATATGGACTCCAATTGCGATTGAGGGTGCTACAGCCACTATGATATTGGGAAGCGGAGTAGGGTGGGGTAGGAAGGGATTCTTTGAGACACAAATTGCAGAATTCTTTGGGAACTCCTTGAAGTCTAGATCCAGGGATCTTCCTAATACCGTAAAGGGCGTATTAATGCTAGGTTATTTCTTAATAAAGAGATATAATAATAGGTACTATGCCAAGGCTAGAAATTTATCAATAATGTTAAGGGATGCCTATGATGAAGCGTTAAGGAAATATGACGCTTTGATAATGCCAACGACTCCAATGAAAGCAATGAGATATAGGAGTGAACCGAGCTTTGATGAGTATTTCATGATGGCATTAGGAATGATAAATAATACAGCACCTTTTGACGTAACCGGTCATCCCGCCATGAATGTACCAGTAGGATATTCAAATGGTTTACCAGTTGGGCTAATGATAATAGGAAGGTATTTTGAAGAGGACACGATACTTAAAATTGCTAACGTGTTTGAAAGAATGGGTAAAAATAGAATATGA
- a CDS encoding peroxiredoxin: MSEGRIPLIGEKFPEMEVITTYGKIKLPDDFKGKWFVLFSHPGDFTPVCTTEFYSFAKKYEEFKKLNTELIGLSVDSNISHIEWVMWIEKNLKVEVPFPIIADPMGNVAKRLGMIHAESSTATVRAVFIVDDKGTIRLILYYPMEIGRNIDEILRAIRALQLVDKAGVVTPANWPNNELIGDKVINPAPRTIKDAKMRLGQPFDWWFTYKEVKTA; the protein is encoded by the coding sequence ATGAGTGAAGGAAGAATTCCACTAATAGGAGAGAAATTCCCTGAGATGGAAGTAATAACAACCTATGGTAAGATAAAATTACCAGACGATTTCAAAGGTAAATGGTTCGTCTTATTCAGTCACCCTGGTGACTTTACACCAGTATGCACTACAGAGTTCTATTCGTTTGCTAAAAAATACGAGGAATTCAAGAAGTTAAACACAGAGCTAATAGGACTTTCAGTAGATAGTAATATCTCTCATATTGAATGGGTAATGTGGATAGAGAAGAACCTAAAGGTTGAAGTTCCATTTCCAATAATTGCGGATCCAATGGGTAATGTAGCTAAGAGGCTAGGAATGATTCACGCAGAATCCTCTACAGCTACGGTTAGAGCGGTATTCATAGTTGACGATAAAGGAACTATTAGATTAATACTATACTATCCTATGGAGATTGGAAGGAATATCGATGAAATTTTAAGAGCTATCAGAGCATTACAATTGGTTGATAAAGCTGGAGTTGTTACGCCAGCAAACTGGCCTAATAATGAACTAATAGGAGATAAAGTAATAAATCCAGCACCTAGAACAATTAAAGATGCTAAAATGAGATTAGGTCAGCCCTTTGATTGGTGGTTTACTTATAAGGAAGTTAAAACAGCATAA